One genomic window of Columba livia isolate bColLiv1 breed racing homer chromosome 9, bColLiv1.pat.W.v2, whole genome shotgun sequence includes the following:
- the TM4SF18 gene encoding transmembrane 4 L6 family member 18: MALETCGSCLSCLLIPLALWSIVVNVLLYFPNGRAGYQLPSYVWHFEGICFSGVMILLLAVILIALECSVFYRCCESESCNKTYRSFLSIVLALLGVAFSGYSCIIFTWGLIQGPFCNSSGGWDYIFKDTAGGYLTDYSAWSRCTEPANVVAWNISLVSVLMALSGLQLIICFLKVAAELKRTLCGTYSVFVQARIL; the protein is encoded by the exons ATGGCTTTGGAGACGTGTGGAAGCTGCCTGAGTTGTTTGCTGATCCCTCTGGCGCTTTGGAGCATCGTTGTTAACGTCCTGCTGTACTTCCCTAACGGGAGAGCCGGTTACCAGCTGCCGAGCTACGTGTGGCACTTCGAGGGGATCTGTTTCTCAGGCGTGATG ATCCTTCTGCTGGCAGTAATTCTGATCGCACTGGAGTGTAGCGTGTTCTATCGGTGCTGTGAGAGCGAGAGCTGTAACAAAACCTACAGG AGCTTCCTTTCAATCGTGCTGGCCCTGCTCGGCGTCGCCTTCTCCGGATACAGTTGCATCATTTTTACCTGGGGGCTGATCCAAGGCCCCTTCTGCAATTCCTCGGGTGGATGGGATTACATCTTCAAGGACACTGCTGGGGG GTACCTCACCGATTACTCTGCTTGGTCTCGGTGCACAGAACCTGCTAACGTGGTGGCGTGGAACATCAGTTTAGTCTCGGTTCTGATGGCTCTCAGTGGACTGCAGCTGATCATCTGTTTTCTCAAGGTGGCTGCTGAGTTGAAACGGACGCTCTGTGGCACCTACTCTGTTTTCGTCCAG gcCAGGATTCTCTGA